Proteins encoded in a region of the Dreissena polymorpha isolate Duluth1 chromosome 6, UMN_Dpol_1.0, whole genome shotgun sequence genome:
- the LOC127834046 gene encoding uncharacterized protein LOC127834046, translating to MNRTPCSDRSDASDSRLEYRTTVHLPAVATKSRDSLARPARDRVSGAASGQVPTYLPLLGGIEGFGIVGHDHRQKTADGAAAWLEKQKEAADRTKQKYVKMAEHINRPSALVMPPIHHKPQMTNAADGADIWKTEKIIKEKQAANRIHLGNIISEIKAEIIDHGKLMVPSEGHFRSSTPPGLATCNMRSASLDNVFGFGNLSDAAREEELDRRRQEMADKREQERKVKGRKGEKKGGKKLKKRED from the exons ATGAACAG aacCCCATGTTCTGATAGAAGTGATGCTTCGGATTCTAGGCTAG AATACCGAACCACTGTGCACTTGCCAGCGGTCGCTACCAAGTCACGTGACAGTCTCGCGAGACCAGCACGTGACCGAGTGAGCGGGGCCGCGTCTGGCCAGGTGCCAACTTACCTGCCCCTACTTGGGGGCATTGAGGGATTCGGGATCGTGGGACACGACCACAGACAGAAAACTGCAG ATGGCGCTGCAGCATGGCTCGAGAAGCAGAAGGAGGCGGCTGACAGAACCAAGCAGAAGTACGTCAAGATGGCCGAACATATCAACAGGCCGTCGGCGCTGGTGATGCCGCCAATCCATCACAAGCCCCAGATGACGAACGCCGCCGACGGTGCGGACATCTGGAAAACGGAGAAAATCATCAAAGAGAAGCAGGCGGCTAACAGAATCCATCTGGGGAACATCATCAGCGAGATCAAGGCCGAGATTATCGACCACGGGAAACTGATGGTGCCGTCGGAGGGTCACTTCCGGTCCTCGACGCCGCCAGGTTTGGCGACTTGCAATATGAGGAGCGCGTCTTTGGACAACGTGTTCGGTTTTGGCAACTTGTCGGACGCGGCGAGGGAGGAGGAGTTAGACCGCCGCCGACAGGAAATGGCTGACAAGAGGGAGCAAGAGAGGAAAGTGAAAGGGAGGAAGGGGGAGAAAAAGGGAGGGAAAAAGCTGAAGAAAAGAGAAGATTag
- the LOC127834045 gene encoding uncharacterized protein LOC127834045, giving the protein MLTDHPTRRRHRSSESDDQDTPINFCYAILMLFMFLSCLLKMKPRTRIGLMWFYVMSASVLAGVFVYRHYDDISLSVSPTDMRLLDSISMELCSSVYIRAPSNFSVYSLSTQPKISGTFTFSKTMSNNIQYQYFTKWKYFHLSGTIANVYVCGELGLKFVIIKGADNFQDWIETEDCGTCTKHEYYLRQCDTGSQYQHFYVNVAESGDYYYVIINGAIDESTKHVDTEFIMTETRYDVSKGVEVCTNISLCNVELSYESKSVIIEMTEQGDFDSTVHISSTPRAYVYILLFVVFPIILGTLFTYIILRCARKCRSASQNERESDIFTVSNNERGFENPNFRLTLAPPSYREAPPSYEEVMAEQRENNS; this is encoded by the coding sequence ATGTTAACTGATCATCCAACGAGACGACGTCACCGATCGAGCGAAAGTGACGACCAAGATACACCAATCAACTTCTGCTATGCCATTCTGATGTTGTTCATGTTTTTATCATGTCTGCTGAAAATGAAGCCACGCACGCGCATCGGTCTCATGTGGTTTTACGTCATGTCCGCTTCAGTTCTCGCTGGAGTTTTCGTGTATCGCCACTACGACGATATTTCGCTGTCCGTTTCCCCAACTGACATGAGACTGCTGGATTCGATATCAATGGAACTGTGTTCGTCTGTTTACATCAGAGCGCCGTCAAATTTCAGTGTGTATTCACTTTCGACGCAACCGAAAATATCGGGCACGTTTACTTTTTCAAAGacaatgtccaataacatacaaTACCAGTATTTCACCAAATGGAAGTACTTTCATTTGTCCGGTACTATTGCAAACGTGTATGTATGCGGAGAGTTGGGACTGAAATTCGTCATTATAAAAGGGGCAGACAACTTCCAAGATTGGATTGAGACCGAAGATTGTGGGACTTGCACAAAACATGAGTACTACTTAAGGCAATGTGACACCGGAAGTCAATATCAACATTTTTACGTCAACGTCGCGGAATCAGGTGATTATTATTACGTTATCATAAATGGGGCAATAGACGAAAGCACAAAACACGTAGACACAGAATTCATAATGACAGAAACACGTTATGACGTCAGCAAAGGCGTCGAAGTGTGCACCAATATATCTTTATGTAACGTTGAATTAAGTTACGAATCAAAAAGCGTCATTATCGAAATGACCGAACAGGGCGATTTCGACTCCACAGTACACATATCGTCCACACCACGCGCATATGTTTACATACTGTTGTTCGTTGTATTTCCTATTATTTTAGGAACTCTCTTCACCTACATTATATTACGTTGTGCGAGAAAATGCAGATCCGCATCGCAGAACGAAAGGGAAAGTGACATTTTTACGGTTTCCAATAATGAACGTGGTTTTGAGAATCCTAATTTCAGACTCACTTTGGCGCCACCTAGTTACCGTGAAGCGCCACCAAGCTACGAAGAGGTAATGGCAGAACAAAGGGAAAATAACTCATAG